Proteins from one Chloroherpetonaceae bacterium genomic window:
- a CDS encoding ATP-binding protein, with protein sequence MSITGLSKRTLFSAIESQHIAPLFKIKTIDTTMTDFKKLKKTLKKALKAVEQMEMIDMMMRFQSVGQLPTGGLNYLMSDFQNALNQFQQQLGQGSNLSEGTKPAQISGGSSAPPPMNYDEWLQKLASRSGSPATSAPTAQPSAPSLNSANADDAVRQSESRLRTIIDATPLGICITNESCVLEYVNKAYSDIYGYSAQELIGQPFTKIVPSDKRDFWIDLHQKYLDGYKEVRGEWQTVHKTGKPLYILADAARIVGSDGKRKKVTFVMEITEMMSLKENARNTEVQLMQAEKMSSLGQMVAGLAHEMNTPLGFIRNNVDLLETKNREVKDLVAAYDKLRGQIMYGSPSDVAMMLSQIDSLSQKVKNRVYNESENLFKSTLEGIDRIQDLIINLKNFSRLDEATFKLTNINDSLESTLKIAGHLFKGGISIEKHFSSIPDVMCFPAQMNQVFLNLVTNAVQAVDERSGRIIIKTAHQADKVIIKIADNGVGIPPENLKKIFEPFFTTKEVGKGTGLGLSIVFKIIEKHKGTIHVQSAPGKGTEFTIELPVANSANQTTASSIKPLANSDFDSPFAE encoded by the coding sequence ATGAGCATAACTGGATTATCAAAACGAACGCTTTTTAGCGCAATTGAGTCTCAGCATATCGCTCCTCTTTTCAAGATTAAAACAATTGATACCACTATGACTGACTTCAAGAAACTCAAAAAGACCCTCAAAAAAGCACTCAAAGCCGTTGAACAAATGGAAATGATTGATATGATGATGCGCTTTCAATCTGTAGGACAGCTTCCGACAGGTGGGCTCAATTATTTAATGTCCGATTTCCAAAATGCGCTAAATCAATTTCAACAACAGTTAGGTCAAGGCTCAAATTTATCTGAAGGTACCAAACCCGCGCAAATTTCCGGGGGTTCATCTGCCCCACCCCCAATGAATTATGATGAATGGTTGCAAAAACTTGCAAGCCGAAGTGGGTCGCCCGCGACTTCTGCTCCAACGGCACAACCTTCAGCACCTTCTTTAAATTCTGCAAACGCCGATGACGCGGTTCGTCAAAGTGAATCTCGACTCAGAACCATTATTGATGCAACGCCTCTTGGAATTTGTATCACAAATGAAAGTTGTGTTCTTGAATATGTCAACAAAGCTTATAGTGATATTTACGGATATTCCGCTCAGGAATTGATTGGGCAACCCTTCACGAAAATTGTACCATCCGATAAACGTGATTTTTGGATTGATTTACATCAAAAGTACCTCGATGGCTATAAAGAAGTTCGTGGGGAATGGCAAACCGTTCACAAAACTGGAAAGCCGCTCTATATTCTTGCAGATGCAGCACGGATTGTCGGTTCGGACGGTAAGCGCAAAAAGGTGACCTTCGTAATGGAAATCACTGAAATGATGAGCCTAAAAGAGAATGCACGAAATACCGAAGTTCAACTGATGCAAGCAGAAAAAATGTCATCCTTAGGACAAATGGTTGCCGGCTTAGCTCATGAAATGAATACACCACTCGGATTTATACGTAATAATGTTGATCTTTTAGAAACTAAAAATAGAGAAGTCAAAGATTTGGTTGCTGCGTATGATAAACTTCGCGGTCAAATTATGTATGGAAGCCCAAGTGATGTTGCAATGATGCTTTCGCAAATTGATTCGCTCTCCCAAAAAGTTAAAAATCGCGTTTATAATGAATCAGAAAATCTATTTAAGAGTACCCTTGAAGGGATTGACCGAATTCAAGATTTGATTATCAATCTTAAAAATTTCTCTCGGTTAGATGAAGCAACCTTCAAACTAACAAACATTAATGATTCGTTAGAATCAACCTTGAAAATTGCGGGTCACTTGTTCAAAGGCGGAATTTCCATTGAAAAGCACTTTTCATCAATCCCTGATGTAATGTGCTTTCCGGCTCAAATGAATCAGGTTTTTCTCAATTTGGTGACCAATGCTGTTCAAGCCGTTGATGAAAGATCCGGTCGAATCATCATTAAAACGGCTCACCAAGCGGATAAAGTGATAATAAAAATCGCTGATAATGGCGTTGGAATTCCACCCGAAAACCTTAAAAAGATTTTTGAACCTTTCTTTACCACAAAGGAAGTAGGCAAAGGAACCGGTCTAGGCTTATCCATTGTTTTCAAAATTATTGAAAAACATAAGGGCACAATTCATGTTCAAAGCGCGCCGGGTAAAGGCACGGAATTCACAATTGAACTTCCTGTGGCCAACTCAGCCAATCAAACGACAGCATCATCAATCAAACCATTAGCAAATTCTGATTTCGATTCTCCTTTTGCCGAGTAA
- a CDS encoding hemolysin family protein: MTIEIILQNTLILWAVPLLLVLSAFFSGSEVALFSLTQENLKIRLRESPEDRSRIEMLLDMQQNPKRILVTLLIGNTLVNVGISVIMASFTHSLIQYYTLSPVAAYLTDILGVTFIILVFGEIVPKVVAVKHSERFAMISARGVLFFQILFYPLSETVLLLTSFVEGFILRIRGAEILAEKTLSEDDIETIAKIGLERTNLEDTEKELLTNLLDFRERQVRKIMTPRTEIVAISVEDSLAETLDIIIEQKRSRLPLYDGNLDNIVGVVYAKDLIKFLNSRKKFTKDDWLKIARQPIFVPETQHLDDVLREFQKRRMHLAIVVDEYGGTAGLLTLEDVILTIIGEGDFSPNSQSASHKLMPDGAFWLDASLSISEANELIGKSVFLEEAEDQSGDYTTVGGLVLHLAEDIPDEKSKIDYQNYEIEIEKVEGNRIVSILLRQKNNAPNETA, translated from the coding sequence ATAACCATCGAAATTATTCTGCAAAACACGCTGATATTATGGGCGGTACCTTTACTACTTGTTTTATCAGCGTTTTTTTCGGGTTCTGAAGTTGCCCTTTTTTCGCTCACCCAAGAAAATCTCAAAATTCGCCTTCGCGAATCCCCTGAAGATCGCTCCCGAATCGAAATGCTTTTGGATATGCAACAAAATCCAAAGAGAATTTTGGTTACACTTTTAATTGGCAATACACTTGTTAATGTCGGTATTTCTGTCATAATGGCAAGTTTTACCCATTCCTTGATTCAGTACTACACGCTTTCTCCCGTAGCCGCATATCTGACGGATATCTTAGGAGTCACCTTTATTATTTTAGTTTTTGGAGAAATCGTCCCAAAAGTTGTTGCCGTTAAGCATTCAGAACGATTCGCAATGATTTCAGCACGAGGCGTTTTGTTTTTTCAAATCTTATTTTATCCTCTTTCAGAAACCGTTTTACTTCTCACCTCTTTTGTTGAAGGGTTTATACTTCGAATTCGCGGCGCTGAGATTCTTGCCGAAAAAACACTCTCAGAGGATGATATAGAAACCATCGCAAAAATTGGCCTTGAACGAACAAACCTTGAAGATACTGAGAAAGAACTCCTAACAAACTTGCTCGATTTTCGCGAAAGGCAAGTCCGTAAAATCATGACGCCAAGAACAGAAATCGTAGCAATCAGTGTTGAAGATTCACTTGCTGAAACGCTTGATATCATTATCGAGCAAAAGCGATCTCGCCTTCCCTTATATGATGGCAATTTGGATAACATCGTTGGGGTTGTGTATGCAAAAGATCTCATTAAGTTTTTGAATTCAAGAAAGAAATTCACTAAAGACGATTGGTTGAAAATTGCACGACAGCCCATTTTTGTCCCCGAAACGCAGCATCTCGACGATGTATTACGAGAGTTCCAAAAACGGAGAATGCACTTGGCAATTGTTGTTGATGAATATGGCGGTACGGCCGGTCTTTTAACACTTGAAGATGTAATACTGACCATCATCGGCGAGGGTGACTTTTCCCCAAATTCACAATCCGCATCACATAAACTTATGCCAGACGGCGCTTTCTGGCTCGATGCATCACTGTCTATCTCAGAAGCAAATGAACTGATCGGAAAATCAGTTTTTCTTGAAGAAGCGGAGGATCAAAGCGGAGACTATACCACCGTAGGAGGACTTGTTTTACATCTTGCCGAAGATATTCCCGACGAAAAATCGAAAATTGATTACCAAAATTATGAAATCGAGATTGAAAAGGTAGAAGGAAATAGAATCGTTAGTATTCTATTGCGCCAAAAAAACAATGCCCCCAACGAAACGGCTTAA
- a CDS encoding single-stranded DNA-binding protein, protein MARDLNKVMLIGRLGADPETRVTPSGSTVVNFNIATGDSYKDKNGQTVEKTEWHRIVVWDKLAEICKQYLTKGKQVYIEGKLQTRSWDDKETGKKNYMTEIVCTDMQMLGGMGGSSQRESSSMSSPDEGFSKSSSKPKFNPDDVPLAPDKDDLPF, encoded by the coding sequence ATGGCGCGAGACCTGAATAAAGTAATGCTCATCGGCCGCTTAGGCGCCGATCCTGAAACACGAGTCACCCCGAGTGGCTCAACTGTCGTTAATTTCAATATCGCCACCGGAGACAGTTACAAGGATAAAAACGGTCAAACCGTTGAAAAAACTGAGTGGCACCGGATTGTGGTGTGGGATAAACTCGCTGAAATTTGTAAGCAATATCTTACCAAAGGCAAACAAGTTTATATTGAGGGTAAACTTCAAACCCGCTCGTGGGACGATAAAGAGACCGGAAAAAAGAACTACATGACCGAAATCGTTTGTACAGATATGCAAATGTTAGGCGGTATGGGCGGATCAAGCCAACGAGAGTCCTCATCAATGTCTTCGCCGGACGAAGGATTTTCAAAATCATCTTCAAAACCGAAATTTAATCCGGATGATGTTCCACTGGCTCCCGATAAAGATGATCTCCCATTCTGA
- a CDS encoding response regulator has product MLRCLIVDDEHLARERFISLLKKTDFEIQVVAEAKNGSEAIELIAAHSPDLIFLDIQMPGMSGFDVLDLLPKPLPMVIFVTAFDEFAIKAFEIHAIDYLTKPVRLERLIDSLNHVFEKIASKENPIQLEQLKKSRENSPLSRLSVSVGTKLKVIHLAEVIRIEAEDKLVYVYLKEGKFRTDFTLDELELRLQSSDFLRVHRSHIVQINSVSELIPWFNGNMMLKLSDGSQIPIARRRTAFVKSIFEGK; this is encoded by the coding sequence ATGCTTCGCTGTCTTATTGTTGACGATGAACACTTGGCCCGTGAGCGCTTTATCTCGCTCTTAAAGAAAACAGATTTCGAGATTCAAGTCGTTGCAGAGGCAAAAAATGGATCAGAAGCCATTGAACTTATTGCCGCGCATTCTCCTGACCTCATTTTTCTTGACATTCAAATGCCCGGAATGTCGGGCTTCGACGTTTTAGACTTGCTTCCCAAGCCCCTTCCAATGGTAATTTTTGTTACTGCTTTTGATGAATTCGCAATCAAAGCTTTTGAGATTCACGCCATTGATTATTTAACGAAACCCGTCCGATTAGAGCGACTCATTGATTCATTAAATCACGTTTTCGAAAAAATCGCCTCGAAAGAAAATCCCATTCAACTTGAACAATTAAAAAAATCAAGAGAAAACTCCCCGCTTTCAAGGCTTAGTGTTTCGGTAGGAACCAAATTAAAGGTGATTCATCTTGCGGAAGTCATTCGAATCGAAGCCGAGGACAAATTGGTTTATGTCTATTTGAAAGAAGGTAAATTTAGAACAGACTTTACACTGGACGAATTGGAACTTCGGCTTCAAAGCTCCGATTTCTTAAGGGTTCATCGGAGTCATATTGTTCAAATCAATAGCGTCTCTGAATTGATTCCTTGGTTTAATGGAAACATGATGCTAAAACTTTCGGATGGTTCTCAAATTCCAATTGCACGCCGAAGAACCGCTTTCGTTAAAAGTATTTTTGAAGGGAAATAA
- a CDS encoding DUF6588 family protein, whose translation MREIVTNRKYCTFILFLFFFTALNLSLHAQEAKTIGEVLPQLSNDGAKAYAGPVAKNLGVNLNGAWFDRSPQAKFLGFTLEIGAVGMLSDIRDIDRRFSAAGTFRFDSIQTATILTGSGLSRPSGTDFQSSFQREFFDSALVSIARQTFNIGFSGATIFGDKNDSLKITLSGRPVTISYRDPLTNQRKDSTVSLGGSTIPLPFGGVLSPNDLPFNRLPLVLPQVSIGTILGTQVTVRYIPQIKGVEALGKYDMLGYGFQHNPAVWLTPLGVNLPFEISVGYFTQKITFESNSAVTSGTVRLKATSTAYGGMISKAFGMTLFNIVPYVGYLRETAKTEFGYDFETDVPFQAQPLKVPVFFEVDGGNTQRWTVGLSIRFLLMSIHVDYNFANTNSITAGIMANLSFEK comes from the coding sequence ATGAGAGAAATCGTTACCAATCGCAAATACTGCACCTTCATTCTATTTTTATTCTTTTTCACAGCCTTGAATTTATCGCTTCATGCACAAGAAGCAAAAACGATTGGTGAAGTATTACCTCAATTAAGCAATGATGGCGCAAAGGCATATGCAGGACCGGTTGCAAAAAACCTAGGCGTGAATTTGAACGGAGCTTGGTTCGACCGATCGCCACAAGCAAAGTTTTTAGGATTCACTCTTGAAATCGGCGCGGTTGGAATGCTCTCCGACATTCGTGACATCGATCGCCGTTTTTCTGCCGCGGGTACTTTTCGTTTTGACTCGATTCAAACTGCGACAATTTTAACAGGATCAGGATTAAGTCGGCCCTCAGGGACTGATTTTCAATCTTCTTTTCAAAGAGAATTTTTTGACTCTGCCTTGGTGAGCATTGCAAGACAAACATTTAACATTGGCTTTTCAGGTGCTACAATTTTTGGTGATAAGAATGATTCCTTGAAAATCACTTTATCAGGAAGACCGGTGACCATTTCATATCGCGATCCATTAACCAATCAGAGAAAGGATTCAACCGTTTCACTTGGAGGATCAACTATCCCGCTTCCTTTTGGCGGTGTTCTTTCACCCAATGATTTACCGTTCAATCGCCTTCCATTAGTTTTACCACAAGTTTCCATTGGAACAATATTAGGAACACAAGTCACTGTACGTTATATCCCACAAATCAAAGGGGTAGAAGCATTAGGTAAATATGATATGTTAGGATACGGCTTTCAACATAATCCGGCCGTTTGGCTGACGCCCTTAGGGGTTAACCTTCCATTTGAAATTTCTGTTGGTTACTTTACTCAAAAAATCACCTTTGAATCAAATTCTGCAGTCACTTCAGGAACGGTGCGCTTAAAGGCGACATCGACAGCCTACGGAGGAATGATTAGCAAGGCATTTGGAATGACGCTTTTCAATATTGTGCCTTATGTTGGGTATTTAAGAGAAACAGCCAAGACCGAATTTGGATACGATTTCGAAACTGATGTTCCATTTCAAGCGCAGCCGCTTAAGGTTCCGGTGTTTTTTGAAGTGGATGGAGGAAATACTCAACGATGGACTGTGGGACTTAGTATTCGATTTCTATTAATGAGTATTCATGTTGACTATAATTTTGCCAACACCAATTCAATCACAGCAGGAATAATGGCCAATTTGAGTTTTGAAAAGTAA
- a CDS encoding response regulator: MKRPLLKKPSAKKNSEKNLERESMIGIEPNEPNGYRVLIVDDDQLIRKTLSQNLALSGYMPSTAGTAKDAIKEFDRNKPHISLVDINLPDLDGFSLLKTLRKKNPEAEIIFITGEGDMNVVIEALRVGASDFVPKPLSIHTLLNVLEAAARRVETNLNKNGEDKKRDSKKKGYLNESLPIHVQAFGPLRIMINGREIIERDWQNAMNGGVMKILLMNHKKVVTTESLIESLRKGASFRSAEVMVFTAISFIRRLLEPELKSGRKSKYIISHENGYELNFGEFGTDYFYDIEHFEKLIKQARNEKNNALFQQAVEIYSDDFLANNVADEWSSFNREKLRDTALTALSNLGEYSKKASQFDEAALYARKMISLDALFEPAYLLLIDSLILQNRHTEAKRVVKQAEAAFQKLLDAPLPPIIASRVKG; encoded by the coding sequence ATGAAAAGACCCTTGTTAAAAAAACCTTCAGCCAAGAAGAATTCTGAAAAGAATTTAGAAAGGGAATCGATGATAGGCATCGAACCCAATGAGCCAAATGGATACCGTGTGTTAATTGTCGATGATGATCAACTCATTCGGAAAACACTCTCTCAAAATTTGGCGCTTTCTGGGTATATGCCGTCAACAGCCGGAACAGCGAAAGATGCAATCAAAGAATTCGATCGAAATAAACCGCATATCTCTTTGGTTGACATTAACCTTCCGGACTTAGATGGGTTTAGTTTGTTAAAAACCCTTCGGAAAAAAAACCCGGAAGCAGAGATCATTTTCATTACAGGTGAGGGTGATATGAATGTGGTTATTGAAGCGCTTCGTGTTGGCGCATCTGATTTTGTACCAAAGCCGCTATCGATTCACACACTTCTCAATGTTCTTGAAGCGGCAGCACGGCGGGTTGAAACTAATCTGAATAAGAATGGAGAAGACAAGAAGAGGGATTCCAAAAAGAAAGGATATCTCAACGAATCTCTTCCTATTCACGTGCAGGCTTTTGGCCCTTTGAGAATTATGATAAATGGTCGGGAGATTATTGAACGGGATTGGCAAAATGCTATGAACGGCGGTGTGATGAAGATATTGCTAATGAATCATAAAAAAGTGGTGACCACAGAGTCGCTCATCGAGTCTTTAAGAAAAGGTGCTTCCTTCAGAAGTGCCGAAGTAATGGTATTTACAGCGATTTCATTTATCAGGAGATTATTAGAACCCGAGTTGAAGTCAGGGAGAAAATCAAAATATATTATAAGTCATGAAAATGGCTATGAGCTCAATTTTGGTGAATTCGGAACTGATTATTTTTATGACATTGAGCATTTCGAAAAGCTAATTAAGCAAGCCAGAAATGAAAAAAATAATGCGTTATTTCAACAAGCAGTAGAAATTTACAGTGATGATTTTTTAGCCAATAATGTAGCCGATGAATGGAGTTCGTTTAACCGCGAAAAACTTCGCGACACGGCGCTAACCGCTTTGTCCAATTTAGGTGAATATTCAAAAAAAGCCAGTCAATTTGATGAAGCCGCGCTCTATGCGAGAAAAATGATTTCCCTTGATGCTTTATTTGAGCCTGCCTACCTTCTCCTAATCGATTCACTTATACTTCAAAACCGCCACACTGAGGCAAAGCGCGTTGTCAAGCAAGCCGAAGCGGCATTTCAAAAATTGCTTGATGCGCCATTGCCGCCGATTATCGCTTCACGAGTGAAAGGTTAA